The sequence TTTGTCTTTTTTCGTTGGTTTCTTTTTGCCCGATCGCTTCCAGGTTTTCTGTCCATCTGGTTTTTCTCAACCGATCCGTTGCACGCACGCATAGCGCGCCTCCCGTCATGGGCTCATGGCCACGTCAATATGTCTTCACGTGTGTTTTCTCCTTTAATTGACTACAAAAATTGATTCTCACTTCCCCTTATCATTTTCCTCATGATTTATCCTAATAGCGATCATAGTGCTTCACTTTATCGCTAAGCTCCTACCAACTATTGTATCActgaaaaaatatctttaaccGTTGCAATGTacggatatttttttctagtgtatTTAAAAGGATTGTATTTGTTCTTTCTGAAGTATTTAAAATGGATGATGTAATCTTATCTTCTTCATGTAGCTGGTGTTGAGTAGTTTCTTTGTCAGGGATAACTATGTCTAGTCAATTCTAACATTTatcttccccgcaaaaaaaaatttctaacaTTTATCTTAGCAATATGTGATTATGATTTGTCTGTGCAGAACTGCAGATATGGGTTCATTTGCACTAAAGAAAAATTAAACCACTCCTGCATGACATTAGGTAGCAGCATCTTCTTGTTGGAAGACGACTGCTAATACAGTAGTCAAGATGCGAGTATTAAGTTTATGACCTCAGAAGGTCAAGATGCAAATGTTACTAAACAATTTAAAGAAAGCAGTTGAGAAATGGGATGTTCCAAGATTAAAGAAAGGTGATTACTACTCCTTTGAAGAGCATCTTATATTAACTTTGTGTTGTAAAAAAATGATGAGCAGGTAAGGCATCTCTGACTCTACATGAGAGCACATACTTTGGTCATTAATGGTGATTATAATGATATATTCTGTATTTATTGTTTGCTGCATTCAGTTTGATTGGTTGCTTTGTTCAGAGCTGTTTCTACCAAATCCATTCAAGTTGAAacatctccaaaaaaaaaaaaaaatcaattttaaacgGACTGGGAGCTGTCCATGCTGACCCATGTTGCTCTGTACAAGCTTTATTTAAATGTGCTGCAAATTTGATTGCAATTCCATCACGATGGCATCCTGCAAGAAGGTGTGCGTGATCGGCGCCGGTGTGtctggcctcgccgccgcgcgcgagctGCGGCGAGAGGGCCTCGACGTGACGGTgctcgagcagcgcggcggcgtcggcgggcagTGGCTGTACGACACGGCGACCGACGCCGGCGACCCGCTCGGCGTGGCCGGCGTGCACAGCAGCATGTACGCGTCGCTCCGCCTCATCACCCCGAGGGAGGTGATGGGCTTCTCCGACTTCCCGTTCCGCCCCGGcaaggacggcgccggcgccggcgaggtcgacgcgCGGCGGTTCCCCGGCCACGCCGAGTTCCTCAGGTACATCAGGGAGTTCTGCGACGTGTTCGGCCTCATGGACGCCGTCAGGCTCAACACGACGGTCACGCGCgtcgccatggcgccgccgcggcgcgacgGCTCGCTGCGGTGGGCGGTGCGGAGCAAGCatcgcggcgaggaggcggagacggaggaggtgttcgacgccgtcgtcgtggcGTCCGGCCACTTCTGCCAGCCAAGGCTCCCGACCATCGATGGGATGgacaggtggaggaggaggcagctgcATTCCCATTCCTACCGCGTCCCGGACGCCTTCCAtggcgaggtggtggtgatcGTGGGCTGCAGCATCAGCGGCAAGGACATCGGGCTAGAGCTCCGCCGCGTCGCCAAGGAGGTGCACCTGAGCGCAAAGTCGCCGGAGGAGGCCATGACGCCGGCGATGTCCAAGATTCTCACCAGGTACGACAACCTTCACCTCCACCCACAGATCGAACACCTGCGCGAGGACGGGACGGTGGTGTTCGTCGACGGCACATGCGTCGTCGCCGACACCGTCGTCTACTGCACCGGCTACACCTACTCGTACCCGTTCCTGGACACGGACGGCAAGGTCACCGTCGACGACAACCGCGTAGGGCCGCTGTTCGACCACGTGTTCCCGCCGGAGCTCGCTCCGTCGCTGTCGTTCGTGGGGATCccggccatggtggtggtgccgCTGTTCAACGAGGTGCAGGCGAGGTGGGTGGCGCAGGTGCTGTCCGGGCGGAgggcgctgccgtcgccggaggAGATGGCGCGCGCCGCGGAGGAGTACAACCGCGGCAGGGAGGCCGCCGGCGTGGCCAAGCGGCGGACGCACGACATCCTGGACCTGGAGTACTGCGACGACTACGGCGAGCGCAACTGCGGCTTCCCGCGGCTGGAGGCGTGGAAGAAGGAGCTCATGTGGTCTTCCTACCTCACCATGTGCGACAACCTCGAGACCTTCCGCGACGACTACCATGACAGCGACCTCGTTGCCGGCGGCCTGAGGCTGCACGGCTGGAtctcaccggcgacgacgctgACGCAGCAGGACGACGATGACAAACGGCCCCATCTTTCATGAGAAAATACGGCTTATTACCAACTTAAAATAACAGTTTGCGAATAAAATTTTTTAgttatttaaaaacaaaactataaaataaactataataaaaaaattataagatcaACTTCCACATTAAatctgaaattcaaattttggtttataagtataagcataaactAAACGATGGGGCTCAAAGATGTCGGCTAAAAGTGAACGGAAATGAGTTGAGCTGGGTGTACgtgagtgtgcgtgcgttaTGAGCGTCTGCGTCTGTactgtgtttcttttttaaaaaaaatagcacagTATTTAGCAGGAAAAGGCACTCGATTCTAATCAGTTCAGCTTAgcattattgaaagaaaaaggagggaatgTATTATGTATAAGTATATTAAATAATGCAACGCAACGCATAGGATACAGTCTCAAAATGTTGAAAGGTTATGTATGATCGATCTTTTCACAAGATCAACTTTATCTCGAGATGGAACAATACGAAAATTTACGCATGGTTCTATTACTATATAGTACTAATTCATAACCGGAGTATATGTCAGAAACTGAGACAATTTAACaagattcaaatttcaaaatagaTCAGGTTCAGTGATTCACACACCAACATCAACATACAGGGCAAACTCTGGCTGCACATACGCACGATGTCgttgttttttatttgtttgttgttcttgtttgtgtacTGTACTGATGGGCTGGGCCATCTAGAGATAGGTCTAATCACATTGGCACCATACCAAACCTGAGCTCACATGCTGACAACCAGAGGTGAAAAAGGATCGGATTCGAatagatatatttttctaaaatgaaATCTCAATGTCTAATCGCTAAACTTTTAAATCCTAAATCCAAGACTTAAAAATAGATCCAAATAGAGTGGATGAGCTAAGGAAATTATCCCAAAATTTATTGAATGGGTTGTCTGATGTGAAATGGACCAAATAGAGTAGTTACAAGATATGGGCCAAGAAAATCGCATTGTTTACCAAACCCTCCACCACATAATCCGCTTAGAATATCGAATAATCTGCATCCATCGCATATCATCGATACCACATCCGGCTTCGTATCCGCATGCTACCATTCACATCCAACTCTATATCCACCAAATATCTATGAACTCTTATCATATCCTTTCTTCGGGAGGATTTGGAGCGAATAATATCGTCTCTGTTTTGACCTTTACTGACAACTAAAAATGGGCTCTAACAAAATATCAAGGAAATTGTAGCTACATTAGCCTCATGGCACACGTTCGTGTAGAGGCATAGTTTCAATGTCCAATGATGGTGTATGATATGATTAAATAATCATCATGTGCTAAGCTTGCCCCTATTAAATAGTCACGTCGTTCCAAGGATACTTTATATATCTGCATGTTTATTTAAATAATACTATTTCTTAGGGCAAAATGAGCTTTTGTTAGATTAAAGCAAGATTTGCAATCTTTGCTTCGTATCCGCATGCTACCATTCACATCCAACTCTATATCCATCAAATATATATGAACTCTTATCATATCCTTGGTTCGGGAGGATTCGGAGCGAATAATATCGTATCAGTTTTGACCCTTACTAACAACTAAAAATGGGTTGTGACAAAATCTCAGAGAAATTGTAGCTACATTAGCCTGATGACACACGTTCGTGTAGAGGCATAGTTTCAATGTCCAATGATGGCGCATGATATGATTAAATAATCATCATGTGCTAAGCTTTCCCCGATTAAATAGTCACGTTCCGAGGGTATATACTTGTGATCAGGAATAATAGCCAGAGTCAcacccttttgacaatgatctTGCAacaatatatacatttttataatataatgaaaataaattacatcTCCAATATTTATCATAAGACACACGGACATAAGTTTGTTAaatatataagatttttttccggtccaacaaaaagtacctcaCGGTAcaccaaatcgtttccgattgATGGATCTAACACTGCTCATCCTGCCTAGCTAGGTCTAACGATCGAATACGATTTAGTACCGTGAGGGACCAGTAACCTTGAGATATTTTTTACTGGACCGGAGTAAATCTCTAAATATATACATAGAGATATATAGCTATTCTCGGCTCTTTTATAATGTAGAGTAAAGTATAAAAGGCTATTGTTTGTTTACATCTGCATGTAAATTGGGTGAAATATATTTGTCACACAATAATATATTACCCCTCTGCTAGAATTAATATAGAGTACTTTTCTTTATCTTATATTTCTTAGGGCAAAATGAgtttttgttagattaaagCAGGATTGCAATCTTTGTGCAAAATCTCAGCTAGGTCGTCTGATGTGGGCTTCTTGCCACACGTACGCACTTAATAAAACCCATCGAAGCAGCGATACTTGCTTGTCACTTGTATGATGAGTTGTGTCATTACGATGATCGACTTACGAAGTTACGTTTTGTTTGGCATGATTTCACATTCGGTTTCTTTAGTTGGGTATTTTTAATTGCAGAAATCCGCGTATATGGATATGTTGATAATATTTGGATGGAGCACTTTATTTCTATTTAAGGTAAAATACAGAATTTTAAGCCGCTTTAATTTAAATTGCAAAGCTCAAATTGAACGTGGATTTGAGATTAAAACCGTGTCAACCAGGTTGTAATATCAAAGATATAAAAGGGCCCCGGTAATTAAGCCCCTTAATCTCAGCAGCAATGGCAGATCTCCGATCTTAGGCCGCTTGAGGAAGCCCATTAGTTAACTGATTATGTTTGCGGTGGCTCATGAGATTGTTTTCAGCCTGCCACAAGGTCCACATTcacctttcaaaaaaaaaaggtccacATTCCACACAGTTTTTGTGGCTGCCCATTTAAACACAAATCTCAGCATCAAGCATCTAGACCAAGTTGTTGGATTCAGCTTAATTAGGAAGTGCTCCCTCGGtccaaaaatatgttttcttttcttttcttaaaacaCAATACAAATACAGACACCCACGATGCACACGTACTCACCCCTGTAACATGTTCTTTCCACATTCCATACAAATTTTGTGACTGCCTCATCTTTATCACAAAACTCACCATAAAGCGTCTAAACCAAGTAATCGGATTCAATTTAGGGAGTTAGTACTCCCTCTCTGTCTCTCTAGATATAGTAACTTTATTTAAACTAGAAATATTGCCATATTTTGGAAATAAGGTAGTCCATTAGTGAAATTAAGGTGCCATCTTTCAAAACATGAAGAATAGATTCTTTTGTAGCACCACAGAATACGAGATATATGCACAGAGCCAGCGGCGGATCTTGTCTTGTGATGGCGTTGGCTATAGCCATGTCATAACCAAAGTAAGCATGGGATTTGGGCATTGGACATTGATTTCAGATGCTAATCATGTGATCACTACGTTAGTTGGCCACTAATTTAAAGATTTTTGGTGAGAAGATCTGTTGATCGACCTAATTGTCTAACACTAAAGCAAAGGCACAATCGGACCAAAAAAATAACAGAAATAAGAGCAAACACATCTATATAATCATTGTTGCGAAAATTATTTCACTGATAAAAATATTACATGACAAATTTAGTACTATTATAGTTCTCGATTTTATTTAGTGCCATGCATAGTAAGTACAATTGTAGTATAGtttgtgtatatataaaaaacaattCACTAATTGAAAGTACGTTTGTAGTATAGTTTTTGTACAATTCCTTTCACTAATTGAAAGTACAATACTCTTCATCCCACTAATATATAAATTCGTCATAGCTAAATTTTAGTGTTAAGTCCAGCACTGCACAGAGACAGAGCTGGCAAAGTTGTCGTGACACGTTCTTTCCACATTCCAGACAAATTTTGTGGCTGCCACATCTGTATCAACTCAGCACCTAATTAAGCATCAAAACTCTCCTGACCttaaatatagcaacatttctaGTGCAAATTAAACATGAAAGTTACCATATTTTGGAACGAGGACGTCTAGACCATCAATGAAATTAAGGTGCCATCtttgaaaattgaaaacatGAAGAACTTTGCAGCACCACAGAATATATGCACAGAGCTAATAAAAGTTATAGTACATATACTGATAGAATATATGCACAGATTATCTTTTTAAGAGACGATATAGTACAAATGCAGACGCACACTACTTGAAGTTAGTACCATGCACACGTGCGACGTGGGCATGATTTGGCTGATTGCTTCAATTACTAGAACATTAGCGTGCCGGTTGGCACGCTTTTCTTATAGCCCGATACATTGTTCAGTGTGTGTTTGAAACatgaaaattttataagatattttagcAGTTAGTTCAACTTTCATGTTCCATTAAATATTGTATTCCCTTGCATATCATTCTGAGCATAATGTCCTGTAATATTAATTTGGGATTGTGTGTTCTCTACGTTTCCAGTGGACGATTAATTATAAATGTTGAGTTTCTAACAATTTCTTGATATAATTAAATACTATTaagtattaagaaagtagaaaGTAGGTGGAGTTAAATATTAGACAACTCtgaaaaaatattagaagattaataagttttttaaaaaaaggactgattgtaggaaaaaaaagttatgggAAAATCGTAAACTTACAAAGCTTGCTCTCGATGATCTATAATACTCGATCCAACTCCTAAGTGCTAGAAGCAGAATTTGAAATTAAGTTTTGGCCTATGGGTGGTCTTTGTGTTCACTCCAGTACCCCTCATTTTTCTAGGTCACTACATTCTGCTCCATTCTCTTTTTAAGTAAAACTTTGTTGGGTTTGAGCTACAGAAAAGCTGAAAAGCCCTGCCAAATTGACCAGTACATGTCGTAACACTCAcctcttatttaattttcttcatGTCTTACTTCTAACCATTCTGTCATTTTCCaaccatattttatttaataagGGGTATTGTAGTTTTTTCACTCCATACTTGATCTCTCTAAGAAAAAGAGCAGgactattttatatttttggagaAAGTACAATTGATTCGCAAGATATGATGATAACAGGAAACAGATAAACGGAGGAATTGAAATGGTCGATTGGCTTGGTGCTACACGGTGATACGGTAGCCGAGGAGCAtgtagctctttttttttattttccttttttaataactttaaGTTTTCTTCTATCGGATATTTGAATGCATCTAGGAGTGATGTTGCTGCAAAGGGCTATAATCTAGATATATAAATTTGGATCTAGATACTTTAACTGGACTTATTTTAAATTATGATTTTTATTTGATTGGTTCTAGAAGTCTCTATGTTTATTGCAAGTGATGTACAGTTTAGAAGCTGATGTGGAAGCttgcttaacttttttttttctaccgcATTTATCTGAATATTTAGCGTGGGGTAtcggtacctcgagatactttttgttgTACCGAAGCAAATCTCTTATATATAAGCTAGCTACTCCAACTCCAAGCTCGTTACTGCGTCTCGCTTGCTCTCGTCGACAAGGAGAAGATGGTGTCCGACCACGACGACGGCAAGCCGCCGGCGAAGTGGAAGAAGGTGTGCGTCGTCGGGGCGGGCATGGCCGGCCTTGCGGCGACGCGGGAGCTGCGCCGGGAGGGCCACGCCGTGACGGTGCTTGAgcaggccggcgacgtgggcgggCAGTGGCTGTACGACCCGCGCACCGACGACCCGCTCGGCGCGTCCATGGCGCCGGTGCGCGTGCACAGCAGCATGTACGCGTCGCTCCGCCTCATCAGCCCCCGCGAGACCATGGGCTTCACCgacttccccttcctccctgtcgacggcggcggcggcggcggcggccgcgacccGCGCCGCTTCCCCGGCCACCGCGAGGTGCTCCTCTACCTCAAGGACTTCTGCGACGCGTTCGGCCTCA is a genomic window of Oryza glaberrima chromosome 7, OglaRS2, whole genome shotgun sequence containing:
- the LOC127780434 gene encoding flavin-containing monooxygenase FMO GS-OX-like 8 produces the protein MCCKFDCNSITMASCKKVCVIGAGVSGLAAARELRREGLDVTVLEQRGGVGGQWLYDTATDAGDPLGVAGVHSSMYASLRLITPREVMGFSDFPFRPGKDGAGAGEVDARRFPGHAEFLRYIREFCDVFGLMDAVRLNTTVTRVAMAPPRRDGSLRWAVRSKHRGEEAETEEVFDAVVVASGHFCQPRLPTIDGMDRWRRRQLHSHSYRVPDAFHGEVVVIVGCSISGKDIGLELRRVAKEVHLSAKSPEEAMTPAMSKILTRYDNLHLHPQIEHLREDGTVVFVDGTCVVADTVVYCTGYTYSYPFLDTDGKVTVDDNRVGPLFDHVFPPELAPSLSFVGIPAMVVVPLFNEVQARWVAQVLSGRRALPSPEEMARAAEEYNRGREAAGVAKRRTHDILDLEYCDDYGERNCGFPRLEAWKKELMWSSYLTMCDNLETFRDDYHDSDLVAGGLRLHGWISPATTLTQQDDDDKRPHLS